A region of Candidatus Cloacimonadaceae bacterium DNA encodes the following proteins:
- the mprF gene encoding bifunctional lysylphosphatidylglycerol flippase/synthetase MprF produces MSKKTSRSAVFGIAISVAALCFVFVFIHQRLRQYHYHEVSQAFHSIPQANIWWAIGLTFISYFVLTFYDFMAIKYVGHSIKYARISISSFISYAFSNNMGHPLITGAIRYRLYSAWGLGAFDVAKVVAFCTFTLWLGFLFLTGLMFSIAPMPVPPGLQLSFLSLRVIGVVFLLIVGAYFALIHWKTGELKIRKWSFSLPKPSMGIAQLLISSFDWIIAASVLYVLLPGGNQISYFTLISFFLLAQFVGVISQVPGGLGVFEATMLLLLGSTFPALQILGTLMAYRVVYYILPLGLATALFSGEELVRQKKYLFKAVKSYDNIVGPLAPQIFSIISFLGGVILLFSNATPSLRQRLLAVHEFVPVPVIEISHFFASIIGIALLFLARGLQRRLNSAYYLTIVAMTAGIFVSIFKGHDYEEALTLGLMLLALIPCQKHFYRKSHLIDQPFSVAWLLSITVALGSTIWLGFFSYKHIQYSTELWWQFSLHGDASRFLRMLVAIVGFISLYSILRLFRSYHPAADASPSPDVIESIIRQSSHTNSNLAFLGDKRFFINKQQTALIMYAVEGKSWVVMGDPIGKKEDVQELAWQFREYCDQHGGRAIFYEVSSGNLDLYLDMGLSLIKIGETARVNLPTFNLADPANKRRRQTINHVESRGYSFNIINQTDLPSLLPRIKHISDAWLSDKRTKEKGFSLGFYSPEYISLFPMGVVQKDNEIIAFANLWLTERKDEISVDLMRYLPATESKVMEYLFIQVMLWGKANAYQWFDLGIAPFSGMQNRALAPLWHRLGSLIFKYGNHFYQLQGLRQYKDKFNPVWEPVYIATPSGLALPETLINLISLISSGYKKALPP; encoded by the coding sequence ATGAGTAAAAAAACCAGTCGCTCAGCAGTATTCGGGATTGCCATCAGCGTGGCTGCATTGTGTTTCGTGTTTGTCTTTATACACCAGAGACTGCGGCAATATCACTATCATGAGGTTTCTCAAGCTTTCCACAGTATCCCCCAAGCGAATATCTGGTGGGCTATTGGGCTTACTTTTATCAGTTATTTTGTGCTGACTTTTTACGATTTCATGGCTATCAAATACGTGGGACACAGTATAAAATACGCCCGAATATCCATATCCTCTTTTATCAGTTATGCGTTTAGCAACAATATGGGGCACCCTTTGATAACAGGGGCAATCCGCTATCGCCTGTATTCAGCCTGGGGTTTGGGAGCCTTTGATGTAGCGAAGGTGGTAGCATTTTGCACATTCACACTGTGGCTGGGCTTTCTTTTTTTAACCGGATTGATGTTTAGCATAGCCCCGATGCCTGTACCACCGGGGCTGCAGCTATCATTTTTGTCCCTCAGGGTAATTGGGGTGGTTTTTCTGCTAATTGTGGGGGCATACTTTGCATTGATACACTGGAAAACCGGTGAGTTAAAAATCCGCAAATGGTCTTTCAGTCTGCCAAAACCATCCATGGGTATCGCGCAACTGCTGATTTCATCTTTTGATTGGATCATAGCCGCCTCTGTGCTGTATGTTCTCTTACCCGGTGGGAATCAGATATCGTATTTTACTTTGATTAGTTTTTTCCTTTTGGCTCAGTTTGTGGGGGTAATAAGCCAGGTTCCGGGAGGTTTGGGAGTTTTTGAAGCGACAATGCTCTTGCTACTGGGCAGTACTTTCCCGGCTCTGCAGATATTGGGCACGTTGATGGCTTATAGAGTGGTGTATTATATTTTGCCTTTGGGGTTGGCAACTGCCTTGTTCAGCGGTGAAGAACTTGTCCGTCAAAAGAAGTACTTGTTTAAAGCTGTAAAGAGTTATGACAACATTGTGGGTCCTCTGGCACCGCAGATTTTTTCTATTATCTCGTTCTTAGGGGGGGTAATCCTGTTGTTTTCCAATGCCACACCCTCTCTCAGGCAAAGGCTATTGGCGGTGCATGAATTTGTGCCGGTGCCGGTAATCGAGATTTCACATTTTTTTGCCAGTATTATTGGCATTGCATTACTCTTCTTAGCCAGGGGTTTGCAAAGAAGATTGAATTCAGCTTATTATCTTACTATCGTGGCTATGACGGCTGGGATTTTTGTGTCCATTTTTAAGGGTCATGATTACGAAGAAGCACTTACGCTTGGATTGATGCTGCTTGCACTGATTCCCTGCCAGAAGCATTTTTATCGAAAATCGCATCTGATAGATCAGCCATTTTCGGTTGCCTGGCTATTGTCCATCACAGTAGCCCTTGGCTCTACAATCTGGCTGGGTTTTTTTTCCTATAAGCACATTCAATACTCTACTGAGCTGTGGTGGCAATTTAGTTTGCATGGAGATGCCTCCCGTTTTTTACGCATGCTTGTCGCCATTGTAGGTTTTATCTCTCTCTACAGCATACTGAGATTGTTTAGAAGCTATCATCCGGCAGCAGATGCCAGTCCAAGCCCCGATGTGATCGAAAGCATAATTCGCCAATCCTCCCATACTAATAGCAATCTTGCTTTTCTGGGGGATAAACGCTTCTTTATCAACAAGCAGCAAACTGCCCTTATCATGTATGCGGTAGAGGGAAAAAGTTGGGTGGTAATGGGCGATCCCATTGGGAAAAAAGAAGATGTTCAGGAGCTTGCCTGGCAATTTCGCGAATACTGTGATCAGCATGGGGGCAGAGCAATTTTCTATGAAGTGAGCTCCGGTAATTTGGATTTATATTTGGACATGGGTCTTTCCCTGATAAAAATCGGCGAAACAGCCAGAGTGAATTTACCGACTTTTAACCTTGCTGACCCTGCCAATAAGCGGCGGCGGCAAACGATTAATCATGTGGAGTCACGTGGCTATAGCTTCAACATTATCAACCAGACAGATTTACCCAGCCTGCTCCCCCGAATCAAACATATCTCAGATGCCTGGCTTTCTGATAAACGCACCAAAGAAAAGGGGTTTTCCCTGGGTTTCTATTCCCCGGAGTATATTAGCCTCTTCCCCATGGGTGTCGTTCAAAAAGACAACGAAATAATCGCCTTCGCCAACCTCTGGTTAACGGAAAGAAAAGATGAAATTTCAGTAGATTTAATGCGCTATTTACCCGCAACCGAATCCAAAGTGATGGAGTATCTCTTCATACAGGTGATGCTTTGGGGAAAAGCCAACGCTTACCAGTGGTTTGATCTTGGCATAGCACCATTTTCAGGAATGCAAAACAGAGCTTTGGCACCCCTTTGGCACCGTTTGGGCTCACTCATATTCAAATACGGAAACCACTTTTACCAGCTGCAGGGGCTTCGGCAATACAAGGACAAGTTCAATCCTGTCTGGGAACCGGTCTATATTGCTACGCCAAGTGGATTAGCCCTACCCGAAACACTTATCAACCTGATCTCGCTTATCTC